The following coding sequences are from one Salvia hispanica cultivar TCC Black 2014 chromosome 3, UniMelb_Shisp_WGS_1.0, whole genome shotgun sequence window:
- the LOC125211201 gene encoding 60S acidic ribosomal protein P2A-like has translation MKVVAAYLLAVLGGNSAPSATDISDILGSVGAEFDQDRVELLLSQVAGKDITELIAAGREKLASVPSGGGAVAVSAPSGGGGAAPAAAAESKKEEKVEEKEESDDDMGFGLFD, from the exons ATGAAGGTTGTAGCTGCTTACTTGTTGGCTGTGTTGGGCGGCAACTCTGCCCCCTCCGCCACTGATATTTCCGACATCCTCGGCTCAG TTGGAGCTGAGTTCGATCAGGATAGAGTCGAATTGCTCTTATCTCAAGTTGCTGGCAAAGATATCACTGAGTTGATTGCCGCTGGAAGGGAGAAATTGGCTTCAGTACCATCAGGAGGTGGTGCAGTTGCTGTCTCCGCACCTTCTGGTGGAGGTGGTGCTGCACCTGCTGCGGCTGCTGAGTctaagaaagaagagaaagtggAAGAGAAGGAGGAGTCTGATGAT gACATGGGTTTCGGTCTCTTTGACTAA